A stretch of DNA from Ochotona princeps isolate mOchPri1 chromosome 13, mOchPri1.hap1, whole genome shotgun sequence:
tactggatagtcaaatacacagagaccaGGAGAAATCGAGAGtaagatctttcacccattgaATCACTCATTGAGTGtttgcaacggctggaactgagctgatctgaagacaggagccaggatcctcctctgggtctcccacctgggtgcaaggtctcaaggttttggacattccttgactgctttcccaggccacaagcagtgaacttGATGGGAATTGGGCCGCTTgtgtatgaactggcacccaaataggattctggaacatgcaaagcaaggactttagccactaggctattgttctgggcccaaataaaatcattttaaatagacTGATGAAGGGTGATTTTAAGCACAGTTAGGGTAAATACATTGCATTCAATGGAAGTTAGAATACACTACAAATTATATTCTAAATATACAAAGAAGTTAAAGACATTATTATAGTATTTTATATTGTGGAAGTTTTCAAAATGTACAGTGTAAATAagtcaattaaaaaatatttacttatttatactagaattgcagatatacagagagaaaaggagaaagataggaagatcttctgtctgctgattctctccccaagaggccctaatggccagagctgttctgatctgaagccagcagccaggattcaggagattcttccagatctcccatgtggttgcagggtatcaaggctttgggacttggTCATAtcattttccaggccagaagctggaagctggatgggaagtggggcttctagGAAATGAGGCAGCAAGCCTATGTGCTCCCAGGTGTGTGTaatgtgagggctttagccaggccaggcccaaaaagtgaaaatttaggaaaaatatttaaataatctcTATACAGTTTTCCATTCAGGAGAAAGAAACATAGCAAATTAAAAACACTTCCCAAACCTTATACAATGTTAAAGTCGAGATAAAAATTATCATATAACAGATACAGAGTAGTTAAACCTGGAATTGGGCACATAATTACTAAGCATTCAACAAGCAAAGGTGAATTTAGATTTCTTTGGAAGTAAGTAGGATTAACATTTAGGTGTTATAAAGAACTTCTTATAAGCACACTCTGAAAAAGTTTTCCTTGACAAAGTTagaaagtagaagaggaagaaTTTTCAATACATGGACATCTTTGAAAGAAGTCAGGCATATAGATTTCGGTAGTGACAAAGTGGAAATAAAAAGACATACTAGTAGAATTTCCCATGTTTGTATCACATTAAAATTCTGGATGGTTGAATATGTCACAAATGATGCATTTTATATTTCTGTCTTACTTTACTGACTCTTGAAAAAATTGGCAAATATTGATTACTTTTTTCAGAATGTCAACTATTCTCTTGTCAGAGCTAATGAGCACCAAAGGACTGACAGTGGCATACATGTTTCCCACCAGTGTCTGCACACCCAGGACCACAGGTTCATATTTCCACAATACAGCTGAGAAGAATGAGATAATACTATCCACACAatacataatcacaaagaaactcaccAGCACTAGGACAGTACAGGTGGCCCTTTTTGCTGGGGAGGTTCTTGGGGAAATGCTCATGGTGTGAaggtactcagacttcctctgatggctacataagaaaatcaccatgtacATGCTGGAGAGGAGCATCATTCCTACGAAGAAAATGTTCTGGGACAAGTTAATCATGCGATATAGTGCCCTGACAATGGAATTAATTGAGCTGAGTGAGCAGTACTTACTGACATTGAGTAGATTGGTCCTGTTGGAATGAGCTACAGTGTTGATGATCATG
This window harbors:
- the LOC101518274 gene encoding vomeronasal type-1 receptor 94-like, coding for MLSLKHVYFFEAGIGILANTFLLVFHIFTIHQMHRPRPTDMITCQLAFVHMVMLLIVLYISSADMFKSLGFPNELKCKVMLYVSRVSRGLSISITCLLSIVQVITISPSSFYLSRFKQKLTKHIAIAFFCICCFSLCSNSNMIINTVAHSNRTNLLNVSKYCSLSSINSIVRALYRMINLSQNIFFVGMMLLSSMYMVIFLCSHQRKSEYLHTMSISPRTSPAKRATCTVLVLVSFFVIMYCVDSIISFFSAVLWKYEPVVLGVQTLVGNMYATVSPLVLISSDKRIVDILKKVINICQFFQESVK